Part of the Falco cherrug isolate bFalChe1 chromosome 1, bFalChe1.pri, whole genome shotgun sequence genome, CTTTCTCAGCATTGAGGAGCAACTGTTGACTGGCTGCTCAACACTGGGCTGGCTTTTGGTCACACACGGTGTGGCTCACCTGCCAAATGACATAGGCACCCTGTCTGAGGAGGTGATAGGGGAAATAGAGACAGAGGGCACAGTGTCACATACCATGAAACTCCATTAACTGCTGCTCATGGCACAGCTTGTTCCCTGTTTCTGAAATtaaccagtaaaaaaaaatatttggactATTTACAGTCTGTCATATAGaaaactgtggaaaagcagttgggtttttttccttgttgacACATCTGTTAAAATCCTAGTAGCATAAAAAAGAGGGGCCATATCATGTTATTTTCAACATCAAATGAATTCAAAAGCCTCCTTGTTCAGGggatctgtttttatttatatggtACTAATTCTGTTTCATTGTAGAATATCCTAGTCCTCGCTGCCAAGCTCCTTGCTagttcatttccatttttaaattttattaagaACTGATTACACAATCTCTGTCTTTTTAGAATGTGATACAGAGCACATATTAGTCAAAGTTGCAAAACGTGGGAAGCTGCCAAATTGCAAAAGGATTTTTCCcttctatttctgctttttaagatTAAGAGATAATTCATTACATAACCAAGGATACGAGTTCTGTCGTTTATAGTGAATCAATAAACAGTATTTGTTggttgagaaaaaaatagatgtgCAGTTTACTTCAGCACTAATTAATAGacataataaaatgcaaagcttttcttaaaagacAGTATGattagaaaacatgtttttggtAGTGGATATGTTTTTCCTAGGAAAGATTAGGATTGCTATTTCGTAGCATATTAAtcttcagaaattaaacatGAATGATTGAAGTACATGCTGTTCAAATCAGCAGTATTcgtatttctaaaaatatgaaCTGATGGTACAGCTCAAACCTGAAATAAGTGCCAAATCCTTTTGGATATTTGGTTTTTTGCTATGAATACAGTGTTTTCCATGTGATTGTCAGTAAGAATGTCTGCTCGTGACTGCTACATCTCTGATGACATTTATGTGCTGGAAGAAAGAGTATGTATATCCTGAATAGCACCTATCTCTTTCATGGACTattagaaatataatttaaaaaataatcaagaacaTTTATTCTTCATTATCCACAACATATAATTCccaagaacattaaaaaattttTGATACATAAATTGGTAGGAGGGGATAATTCACTTTCTGTTGATTTAGGggatttgttttctgcattttcttttttctttttttttttttttttttaatggcagaaactgaaagaattGTGGTGTTCGGGCATGAGTAGATGTATTACAAGCATCCTTCTTCTAGGAATTTGTTTCAGTACTGGTTTTTGCTGTCCTTTGCTAGATGGTTTGCCTGCTGATATGCTAGTTTCTTGCATCAACAGACTGACCCTTGCCATAGTGGAGGGGTATGTCTTTTCTACCATTTTTTTTGGCAGTGGTTGGAGGAAGGCATGGGAACTAAACAGTTTTCACAGAACTTCTATATCTCTGAGCATTTCTTCAAGTAATCATGAGATTACTTGTTTTATGAAATGGCATGAAGTTTTATGCAGCTTTTGAGGTACACATATCATGGAAATAGCGTTCTTAAACTCATCGccatttttgtaagaaaaatgtatacacatatataagtCGAGGTACTGCAATATGTTGCTCATGGTAAAAAGACTGATTCATTGTATGCTTGTGGATGAACTTTTAGTTTTTCTTGCTTACAGAAAATCCCATTGATGTGAGAGACTGACCTATGTAATGAGGCTATTATATAGTTGTTCGTTAGGATagttgaaaaataatatgagCTGTGtcaatgtaattaattttatttctgcaatgtttcctttttgtagCCATCTGTTGGTGAAAGTCTTCAGAAAGAAGCAttgaaaaaacaagcaatgaAACAGGTAAGATGCGGTGGGGACTCTTCATGCCCATGACAGATTGAGAAATTACTGCATCATTCCCTTTCATTAAATAACTGCAGAAACATAATTGTGCAACTTCAGAACTAGGGTTACcctttgtcatggtttaaccccagccagcaactaagtaccatgcagccactcgctcactcaccccccaccagctggatggagaggagaatcagaacaaggtaaaacccatgggttgcaataagaacagtttaataattgaaataaagtctAATACTACTGCTactaattgtaatgaaaagaaagataacaaaaagagaaagagaaatacatttaaaaaaaaacagccacGTGATGCACAGTATGGTTGCTCagcacccactgactgatgctcagcctgtcccagagcagTGACCGGCTCTCCCGCTTCAGCCAGCTcccctcagtttatatactaagcatgacatcatatagtatggaatatccttttggccagtttgggtcagctgtcctgactgTGCCCGTTCCCAGCTTCTTGTACCCCCCAGCCTTCTCGCTGGCAGgacctgagaagctgaaaagtccttgacttagttGTTTctaagtagtgtttatactaaACCCATcggtgtgttaccaacattattctcatacaaattccaaaacacagcactgtacgagctactaagaagaaaattaagtctatcccaggtgaaaccaggacaccttttaaaaaaattttttgtgCATTGCCCTTTGCAGCACAAGACTCTCTTTAAAACTTGACTTGAAGTTCTCAGAGTATTTCCACTAGCAaagattttgtttcacttttctgggcaagatttttctttttgaaattctTCTGGCTATATCAGAGTAGCTGAAGAACTACCCAATGAAAGCTGCATGAATGAGGTTTAACACAGAGCtagtaataatttaaaacacaatACAATTGCTGTTTATTCAATGCAAGCACTGAAATACACAAGAGGTTGAAGTTTGGTTTGTGCCATAGAATGCATTGATGAATTTCTCAGATGCTTTGTTTCGTTTGTAGAATATAATGTTACAAagtattgttttttaaatatttatatagataCCAGCAGTGAGCTTTTTACTGTAATCGAGAAATAAATTGTACAGAGAAAACACTAATTTTGACATTCTAAATATTCCAGACTAATAAGACGTAGTTAGAAGAGAAAGATACTTACGCATCATGTGTTTAACATAtcactgtttttaaatggaGGTAATACGTGCCTGAGAAACTTGTATGGTGGTGGTTCAGCATTCCTCTTCTGTCATCAGGAGGTCTGATCCAAGGGTTCCCCTAGtagttggctttttttctgataggGCTTTTAAGAACTGAACGGTTTCACCGTTCTTCCTTCCAACTTGACTGTACAAACAGAAGATAGAACTGTGAAATAGGGAATCGTATCCTGAATTACACTGGTATGTGTTTATTACGTGGAGCTTTGGGGATAAACTATAGATGAAAACAGATAGTAGAACTTACTGAAATGGTATtaacttaattctttttctttaataaacagTAATCTGATGAAACAGTTTACTCATTAAGAAGTTTCCGGTACACTTTGCTTCCTGTATTTCCTGTAACTGCAAATACTGGTGATGATCTGGTTGTCAGTCTTCTCAATCCTGGTGAACAGTTCAAGCGCTCTGTATATCAGACTGTTTTTAATTTACACTCAATGTTCCAATGGATATAGGTCTGTTTAAATTacaatatagaaataaaatgtttgaaaatagtaaaaatttCACGCttaattttttatcttctccaccttttttttttatttagactaAGTTGGAGATTCAGAAGGCTTTGGAGGAAGACGCTACAGTGTACGAATATGACAGTATTTATGATgaaatgcagcagaagaaaaaagaaagtaatgcCAGAGTGTTATCtggaaaagatgacaaaaaggTCGATACCTGAAAATGTATGCTGTCTGTCATATCTTGGTGTGCTTGGAATAACTATGATGATTAACTTTTAAGCTTTGCCAAATGCATTTTCTCATGGGGCATGCAAGTATTGGGTTCAAATCCTGTTACATAAGGTAGTAATTTGCAAGAATTTTGGCAAAACTGCTAGTCATCAGATACTTCAGAGTCCTGATCCAGTGGTATTCGGGAAGGCAGCAGACTACAAGTTCCCCACCCAGTTTATGATGTACATATAGCATatctttctgtgtgtttctgaaGAGAATATTACAATGGGATAATAAGATTAGAGGCAATGGGCCAGCAACAATACTACTTCTGATGATAAAGACTTTTTATTGTTAAGCCAATGAACATAAATCGTCCCCCCTCACTCACTAGTGTGCTTACTGGAGGACTGTTAGAAGATGAAAGTAACTTTCAGTGATGACATGTGAGCCAGTTTCCACAGCCCAAAGCCTTGTTTCAAAGCATTGCTGAACTATTCTGACAAGTGATATTTTCAttgttactttttctgtttcGTTCGAAAGCTCTTGTCAGGTTTTGTGGGTATAAAAGGAAGCTTCCCACTGCTTTACAGCAATAGAAAGCAAGACATTTACAAGACAGAAGACAGAGGGGTGAGGAatcaaaaaacatttccttaaacTTGGAGCAAAAATCATCCCAGTCAGAGATGGGCTGAATGTTTTGATTGTATACAGCAGCCTCTTTTGTTATTAGGAAGCATGCCACATTAGTGACCTAAAATGGAATGACAGTTTGTTTCATATAGCTATCAGTTGGTGAGAGTATGTTAGACTAGCTTTTCTGTCAATTTTCTTCCATTACCAACTCTCTTCAACATCTCCATCAATCCAAATTTGTGTTCTCTCAGCACAGtaccttttttccctcctattTTAGCCCAGATACATCCAAAATATCCTCAAAGCAGCTGAGATTAGAAAGAaggagcaagaaaaaagaatggaaagaaaaattcagaaagaacGTGAAATGGAAGGAGGAGAGTTTGCTCACAAAGAGGCTTTTGTGACTTCAGCCTATAAGAAGAAGCTACAAGAAagggctgaggaggaggaaagagaaagaagagaggcaGCTCTTGAGGGTGAGATTCACACTGAAGTAATTCCCCTTAAAAAGAATTATGGCCTTGTACGTGATTTACAGCATTGTTATCTAGTCTCCCTGTGAGGCTTGAGGTAATTAAAAAAGGACCAGATAGCAGATACTGAATCAGATCCTACTTTGTCTGTTACTTTTCTTTGTGCACGTTACTAAAGGAACAGAGGAAGCTGTTTGTGTGTCAGTACTATTTGGGTCGctacttttaatttttgagGAGGGGCCAGTGTTTGAAGGAAGACTCATAAGCCTGGGCTACAATGATGCTTACACTTCTTACTTTAGACGTTCTGTACAGTATCCCAGGAATGGGTGTGAAGAATGGGATGTAGTATCATAAGATAAATCAGCTTGGAGCGGACCTCTGGAGGCCATCTGCTCCAGCCTCTTGCTCAAAGCTTGGTCTGCTCTGAGGTCACATCAGGCAGCTCAAAGGCCTTTCCAGTCTGGGCTTGAAAACCTCCAGGGTGGAGATTGCAGTCTTGGTGATGTCTTACCAATTTTGAGTTGTATCTGATGAGTATTTGTGGTACAGTAAATCCAGCCTTACTTTCTTCCCCTTAGCGTACCTGGATGTGACTAAACAGAAGGATCTCAGTGGATTTTACAGACATCTTTTAAACCAGAGGGTAGGGGAAGAAGAGATGCCTAAATGCAGCTTCCGTGAAGCCAGGTAGGATGCGATACCAGAACACGTTCATATACAAACcagcttctttctgtttgtgaTTCCAGAGTCACTGGAACACTGTAAGAATTAGAGTACTAAAACACTGGTAGGGTAAGCTGATGGCTATACAGTTGATTAACTGAATTATTCGGAAAATGTCCAACGACCATCAGTGGTATATGCTAGAAGACAGAAATGAGCAGGAAAGGGATGCCATTTTAAAAGTATCAAGACAGTCATACTTGTAATACTGGCACGATTGTAACCTATATTTACTCTGGTTTACGTAATACTTGGCCATCTGCATTAAGTTACACGTTTTgaatcacttttgaaaatgtaaaataacgAGCACAGAGGTAAGTCATAGGAAGCAATGTTGTGATATGAATGTGAATTCCTAACTTTGTACTTACTCCACATTTACAGgctcataaaaataaattgagtGTTATGCTGTGgtaaaaggaaattaatcaAATATATAGGAAACCCAGtgggaatatttaaaaatcttaatataTGCACATTCCAAAGTGATGTAATGAGATGAGGCTGAATGATTTCTGTAATTGAGATGGTGAAATTCTGCCCTGTGGATAAGTATGGTGAAGGGCATATGTTTGTTGTATGCAACAATTGATCATCTGAAACAATTAATTCAGGTTGAACCTCACCTGAGATAGGCCTTAAACCTGGATGTCAGTAGCTAATTGCttgctgtcagaaaaaaacagtgcagCTTTCATCAAGAAATCTTCTGGATCTGAGATTGGATTATTAGAAAATATGATCTTAGCTTAAATGGAGAATGCAATCACAGTGAAGTTACTTGACTATCTGAAATAAGTTATGTCTTCAGCATAAGGATATGCCACCTTATTGGAAATAAATAGGGAAAAGCAGTGTAAAAGAACTAGGAAGTAAGAATCACCAACTcgaagaaaagcaaaacagcttcctgaatttaagcagaaaatgggaaatttgAAATCAACGGTTTTGTCATTTGAGACTTAAAGTATTAGTATACCTATGTGTTTGGAAAAACATCCTGTCTCAGGCTTTCACCAAAGAGAAATACCTCCTTGGTTTCACTGGTGCACAGAGGTTGCTACTGAGGtggttaaattaattttgcatttcatgattattattttttcttgatgaaaTCTAAGGTACTCGGTTGCATCTCTTTTCTAAAAACAGTAGCAGTAGTGGTCAGCCCACTTGGTGGTCCATTTGATGTAATAGTTCTTCTTTTACAGCGCCTTCAGGATGATGTAGTTTTGTACTGTTTAGAGATCATTTGAAATGATGGTTTCTTAATCTTGCAAATCAAGGAAATGTTCCTTTTGTGAattgtatataaaaataattcaggggAAAACAAGTAGTTCAGgtgtatattttaatttttttatggtgGCACAATCTCTATTTTTAGTTCTCAGaatttgcatcacttgtctcAAAAGGGATCCACCTTTGacttattttaattaactggATTACTAAATAAATTATCAAACTTTTCAGCATAATTTTTAGTCATTGTTCGTAGACTAACCGTGCTTTCAAGCATGCTTCAAACATTCATTCTAACTAGATTGTGTGCTGATTCACAAGAATTTACCACAGGCTGTTACTGTAGCTGtatgattaaaaagaagaggCGTGGCTTTTGTGAGAAAACATAACTTCCTTATCAGTCAGAAAAGAATGACAAAGCATAACCTTTCTGTCTACTGCCCAAATTGGTCCTCCATGGGTcggctttttttatttaagaatctACGAGCTGTTAAGAGATACTTATTTATATCTAGCCACAAGAATGAGATCTTCAGAAatactggattaaaaaaatttactaCTAATGGAAGCTATGTTCCTACTTCTGTTAGCAACATATACAACCTGCTTCTTCTCTGGATAATTATTTGACGTGAATACAGGAAAAGTAGCTTGCCAAAAAGCTTACACAAGAATACAGATCTATGTCTGTTTCCTTAGATGGAGGCTACAGATACATAACCATAGCCATTCTTCTAGGCATCAGCTCTCCTTCACCAATGAACCAAATACAGATACTTAATAGAAATCCTTTGTGCTGGATTCCTGGAACCTGAGCCACAGATACAGTTGCTTTCTTAGACTTTTCAGAAGCATCTTTTGCTTAAGTCCTGACCAGAACTCAGTTTATAGGAAAGTCTTGAGATTTCAGGCTGTGTaatgttgttttttctcttttaacattaaaaatgtaggataaaggaagaaaaatctgaaagttcTTATGAAGACTCCAACCAAAGAAGCAAATGCCCATATGAAGGACAAAGACTGAAGCCCTCtgctaagaaagaaaataatccagaTGCTGATACCGACTTAGGAACTGATAGTAGTGATGATGATAAGAGGGACAAAAATAGTAAAGtaaatttgaaaaagaagaaaaggagagggagcCCTGTGAGCAGCGAAGAGGAGGCTAAACATCACAGGAACCAGAGACATTCCAGGTCACCAAGCTCATCCGGTGTAGAGGAAGAGCTGTGCACAAAAGCCCAAACAAATCATCTTACAAAGAGGGGAGAGAACAGACCAAGCAGAAGAGGACATGATGAACAATGCAGGGAAAAAGATTATGACAGAAGTAGAACCCATGAGAAGAATCaccaaagggaaagggaagagcgACATAGATATGGGGATCACACTAATAAAGATAACTACAGAAGGAGGGAAGAGCAAGATGATAAGCAAAGgggcaaggaaagaaaagagagggagggaCATGGCAGAGAATGGCGGAAggcaaaggagagagaagagaagggCTCAGAAAAGGAAcgagagaaagaaagaataagaaatgGTAAGGGCAGGTATAATgacagagagaaggagagaggagagagatgcagagaaaaggaagatcaTATGAAGGACAGGAGGGAGAAGCATGGTAGTGAtgagaagaaatacagagagaggagggaaggtaCTCCTGCATCTTTAGAAAAAGATGGAGAGGGTGAtctggagaaagagagaaagggaaaagagagagaggtgGATGAGAAGGGAAGATCCAGCTCTGGAGTTTGTTCTGAGCAGAAACGtaaagctggagaaggaggggagaaagaggagaaagaacaagCACAGAAACCACCTGAGAGCATGAGCAAATTTGCCAAACGGAGCAATGAAGAGACAGTCATGTCAGCAAGGGACCGCTACTTGGCAAGGCAAATGGCACGTGTCAGTGCTAAATCTTACATTGAGAAAGAAGAAGATTAATGTCCCTGTGGTGGACAAAAACACTTGGTCTGTCAACCAAGAGGATAAGCCACTGCTGCATGGACTCTGGTACAGAAGTAAAGGTGTATCCTAGCTATTTATTCCTGGCTTTCTTGTAAGAAACTGTGTGTGCCATAGtagcagaacaacttttgaaaTGGATTAACGGATCACTTGACACACACCCTTAGTCTGTTTATACAGTTGAAATTTGGCTGACTCCGTCCACCCAGGCCTTCAGTACCCTGTCCTAGGTACTTGAAGGTTCTGGGACAGACCTAGGAGTGTTAAACAGTGTGAGGTGAGAATACTTGCCCGGGCAGCCCCGACTCCTGTCACCAGCTGAAACTGAGCTCTGCTGAAACAAAGGAGTTCTCAGCCCTTAGCAGGAGTCATTGCTGCCTGCTGATGCTCTCAAAAATGAGAAGCAGACCTataaaagtggggaaaaaagcaagaaaaaacgCCTGAATAACAATCTAGGACATTTCTATATGTAGTATGGTGTTTTGTAAGCTAAATGCATATTGATACatgaattctgtatttatgtGTGGGCTTTGGTTTTGGGGACCCGAtgtacagaaacaaataaagtGTAAGATGCGTACTGGATCTTAATGTGTGGgtcttttttaatgcttctgttattttacagcatttttttgtgtgtgaaatgaGTCTCTTTTCATGTGTTATAGTCATATCTGCTTGTTCTACTGGAggtaatattttatatttgtctATCAGTCTGTTCAAAGGTTCATATTCAAGaataaaattgtgtttaaaCTGTAACTTGGTAAGTAGGATGTCTGACTGTGGTCGTAGTTTTTAGAATACCTTTTCAACACTCTTCACAATGGtttctttcactttgttttGTAGTAAGTTTATAACTTCTGTGCTACAGTAAGGTCATTAATATAAAGATTTGAGATTGGTGTTTCTCTAGTCTTTTGTTCAGCAGTCTTAGTAATGAGACAAAATTTGAGTAAAGCCTGCCAGTTTACAAAGGCTTGGAATGGAATGAGTTTTATGTGTAAGCTAATCAAGTAGCTAAGCACTTAGTCCAAGCATGGatcagtttggttttgctgttctgtctAAACAAACGAAATGTGCATTCGTTCTTGTGTTGGAATAGAATGGAAGTGTTTAGCAGTGGGCCAGGGTtcaaaaactgaaggaaatcCACTGCTTTTTGTCAAAGACGCCGTGTTGGTATAGTAAACTGGACTAGatactctgctttttcttggaaTTAAGAGAGAGGCACAAGAGACTTCTACAGATGGATTATGAATATTAAATTTATTACAATAACAGTTTACAGTACAAGGCACATACTGATGACTTACAATCAGCTTGCAACACTTGTAACTAAACAGCCGCATAAATTAATACAGGTGCATCATGTACAAGTTGGAGAGAATACAGTTTCTATACAGCTAAAAATCCAGTTTAATTCTCTTGGCTTAAAAGGCAAACATGGTCCTAATTTAGCAGTTTTGTAACTTCCTTTTCACTGTTTGGAATAGAGGGTAGGACATACTGATGTGATTGATAAGCAGAAGGTGATCAGAAGAGAAGGAATTTGTTTGCCTCAGAACACTTTTTAATTGCAGTGCAGCCTGTTTGGTATCAATATAACTGGGTTTTGTACAAAACCAGTGTTTACTGTATGACTACTTGTTGAGCTACCTGATAAATACTGGTTACTCTAGATGTTTTCAGATggatattaaattaaataatttctcagtATTTCAACCACTTGGCTGAATAGAGATACTAAAATAGTGAACTTTTAAGAAGATTAAGAAGGCTTCAAACCAGTATGCCATGTAACAAAAAACTGATGAGGACTAAACTGCCTTGCATGTTCAGCTTTTATAGAATGAAAACATGGATGTATTTTATCTTTGTAGtagtcaggaaaagaaaagccattttaatcCAGTTCTGGAGGGCTTCTTTGCCCTCTCTTCCCATAAACCAGACTGGATTATCCTAGTAAAGAGAGCAAAGATCTAATATCACAAATGATCTTCTGGACTatcttatttctaaaaatatttttcctgtgactTTGCAGGTCTACTTTTTATATcttcaaataaatttaaaaactttcCCCATCTCTCAGTACATCTATACTCAGAGTGCATTATTCCCATTTTTAAACGGCTGAGAGATCTTGCCCTGTGACTATTGCAGGACTTGTATTAATATCAGGGCTTCTTGGCTGACTTAATCCACTAGAAAACAGTGGCCCTTCTTGGGAGGTTGCTCAGCATTCTGTGCTAAAACCACTCAGAGAGACAATGTCTATTGTATATTAGTGccttaaaaaatatgaattaaagaCACATCTTTTGCCGTTTCAAATGCTGTTATAAAGGAATAACATCAGTAGTGCTGCACACTAAATAGCAGTGATTTCTGCAGTTACTACTCTTCAAAGTATTCCATTAGAAGTAATGTTTCCAGTTTCAGTTTGAAATGGTTGAAAGAGAAACTCTGGCTTTGATAGAGATAATGCTCATATTTAATTCAACCATTTCTGTTCCACCTTTACCTTTCCTAATAAAAGATAGTAAAATATCTGTTTAAAGAGCAAGTGGCTATGTGTAAATGACCAAAAATTGGAACTGTAAGTTTgggggtggtgtttggtttgtttaatGAGCCTAGCATGAAATAGTGTTAagtctggtaaaaaaaaaaatttgatttGTAAGATTTGTCTATTTAAATACTTATCCATTTAGGAGGAAACTTATCTAGCACTAGTTGAACACTAGTCTGAAGAGTGAAGAAGCTGGGTAGAGTTTTCTCCTTTATCTCCCACACTTTGATACTGGATACATACAAATACCTAATTAATCTGACTTCATgtcatttgtgtttttttcaattaatgAACTCCTAACAGaaaattgaattttttaaaaaaaaaatctgtaattttctgATTGGTAACTGAAGAACTAACTGCCTTTCTAATCTTGAAAGAATTCCCAAACTGTTCCTCGTTTCTTCCAATGAAGGCAGTCTTGGAAGtatatttcaaatatacttGAGGGATAAGCCGCAAAACCATTTCTTATGAGTACCTGTCCAGTAAGATGGATGTATTACAACTTTTTTTGGGTCGTAATGAAAGAATAtattccctttttaaaaacagttcaggatatttttgtttgtagttCTGAAAGAACAGTTCTTGTCCCTTTACTTCCGTATTGAAGTTGGGCTTGAGACTTAAGTGAACTGAAGTCAATAGCTGAAGTGTAAGAGGCCTTCCTCCAGGACATGTCTGCACGCCTAAGGAGAAAAACCTTG contains:
- the NSRP1 gene encoding nuclear speckle splicing regulatory protein 1 isoform X1, which translates into the protein MAALSKQYGLIMPKKMPQKNLVSKKLSVFADDSDEEPSVGESLQKEALKKQAMKQTKLEIQKALEEDATVYEYDSIYDEMQQKKKESNARVLSGKDDKKPRYIQNILKAAEIRKKEQEKRMERKIQKEREMEGGEFAHKEAFVTSAYKKKLQERAEEEERERREAALEAYLDVTKQKDLSGFYRHLLNQRVGEEEMPKCSFREARIKEEKSESSYEDSNQRSKCPYEGQRLKPSAKKENNPDADTDLGTDSSDDDKRDKNSKVNLKKKKRRGSPVSSEEEAKHHRNQRHSRSPSSSGVEEELCTKAQTNHLTKRGENRPSRRGHDEQCREKDYDRSRTHEKNHQREREERHRYGDHTNKDNYRRREEQDDKQRGKERKEREGHGREWRKAKEREEKGSEKEREKERIRNGKGRYNDREKERGERCREKEDHMKDRREKHGSDEKKYRERREGTPASLEKDGEGDLEKERKGKEREVDEKGRSSSGVCSEQKRKAGEGGEKEEKEQAQKPPESMSKFAKRSNEETVMSARDRYLARQMARVSAKSYIEKEED
- the NSRP1 gene encoding nuclear speckle splicing regulatory protein 1 isoform X2, whose protein sequence is MTVFMMKCSRRKKKVMPECYLEKMTKRSIPENPRYIQNILKAAEIRKKEQEKRMERKIQKEREMEGGEFAHKEAFVTSAYKKKLQERAEEEERERREAALEAYLDVTKQKDLSGFYRHLLNQRVGEEEMPKCSFREARIKEEKSESSYEDSNQRSKCPYEGQRLKPSAKKENNPDADTDLGTDSSDDDKRDKNSKVNLKKKKRRGSPVSSEEEAKHHRNQRHSRSPSSSGVEEELCTKAQTNHLTKRGENRPSRRGHDEQCREKDYDRSRTHEKNHQREREERHRYGDHTNKDNYRRREEQDDKQRGKERKEREGHGREWRKAKEREEKGSEKEREKERIRNGKGRYNDREKERGERCREKEDHMKDRREKHGSDEKKYRERREGTPASLEKDGEGDLEKERKGKEREVDEKGRSSSGVCSEQKRKAGEGGEKEEKEQAQKPPESMSKFAKRSNEETVMSARDRYLARQMARVSAKSYIEKEED